The following coding sequences lie in one Alicyclobacillus curvatus genomic window:
- a CDS encoding helicase-associated domain-containing protein, whose product MNLAECLSNADIATLRAIADNYDLSCSRHSKLALMQEILYLFRSRKFVADRIIDWKAGHEEVFVRLGLESRQMYSAEELAGMFRRCKDNAAAALEQGERQGWLYPTTRDSGRLQYCVPTEIHKVMQDETIRVFYSNIDQSELGPLTYRESDFALVRDADLFLQYLDRHEVPLTTGGSMYKKHLEKILELFEVPETPLEGGWRFGYGRRFYDYPDRFALIYDYAYANQFIEEGRDGFLRTTDAALRWQGISLSHRQKSMLQFYISSYRRPVPRLPQIVRMMSLASADRWLDSESFLVNCGEMVSEYYYDSREVVWNTRILSMLCHLGVIRVGEDENEKSWFQTTKLGQQLLTQGTVAAASDTQPDPRRVLIVQPNFEIFAASAEPVVMSEIAALAELKQGGPLQVYRLSKETVRNGLTAGKTVSAWLQYVQTYSQTPIPGNVERTLIEWESEYQSQINANADSLSS is encoded by the coding sequence ATGAACCTTGCCGAATGCCTCAGTAACGCAGATATTGCGACGCTGAGGGCCATCGCCGACAACTACGATTTAAGTTGCTCGAGACACTCGAAATTGGCACTGATGCAGGAAATCTTGTACCTATTCCGGTCAAGAAAGTTTGTTGCGGACAGAATCATCGATTGGAAAGCGGGCCACGAAGAGGTATTTGTGCGTCTTGGGCTCGAATCTAGGCAGATGTATTCCGCGGAAGAACTCGCGGGTATGTTTCGTCGCTGCAAAGACAATGCTGCTGCGGCGCTCGAACAAGGAGAACGGCAAGGGTGGCTCTATCCCACCACACGTGATTCGGGGCGCCTTCAGTACTGCGTACCCACAGAAATACACAAGGTCATGCAAGACGAGACAATACGCGTCTTTTACAGCAATATTGACCAATCAGAATTGGGGCCTCTGACATATCGAGAATCCGATTTTGCGCTGGTAAGAGACGCAGACCTGTTTTTGCAGTACCTTGACCGCCATGAGGTGCCGCTAACCACCGGGGGCAGTATGTACAAAAAACATCTTGAGAAGATTCTGGAACTGTTCGAGGTCCCAGAAACACCGCTCGAGGGCGGATGGCGCTTTGGTTATGGACGGCGTTTCTACGATTATCCCGACAGATTTGCTCTCATTTACGATTACGCATACGCCAACCAGTTCATTGAAGAGGGGCGGGACGGATTCCTACGAACCACAGACGCTGCCTTGAGATGGCAAGGCATTTCACTAAGCCACAGGCAGAAATCCATGTTGCAGTTCTATATCAGTTCCTACCGTCGCCCGGTTCCGCGGCTTCCCCAAATCGTGCGCATGATGTCTCTCGCGAGCGCAGACCGCTGGTTGGACTCAGAGAGTTTTCTTGTCAATTGTGGTGAGATGGTATCCGAGTATTACTACGACAGTCGAGAGGTCGTCTGGAACACGCGTATCCTCTCTATGCTGTGCCATCTCGGCGTGATTCGGGTTGGTGAAGACGAAAACGAAAAATCATGGTTTCAAACGACAAAACTTGGTCAACAATTGCTAACACAAGGAACCGTTGCAGCCGCATCCGATACACAGCCAGACCCGCGGCGAGTCTTGATTGTGCAGCCAAACTTTGAAATCTTCGCCGCCAGTGCTGAACCTGTCGTGATGTCCGAAATTGCAGCCCTTGCAGAACTGAAACAAGGCGGACCACTTCAGGTCTATCGTTTGAGCAAAGAAACCGTAAGAAACGGTCTGACTGCCGGTAAAACCGTGTCGGCTTGGCTCCAATATGTGCAAACGTACAGTCAGACACCCATCCCCGGCAACGTGGAAAGAACACTCATCGAATGGGAGTCTGAGTACCAGAGCCAAATCAACGCGAACGCTGACAGTCTGTCCAGTTAG
- a CDS encoding YpiB family protein, producing the protein MSGTITVAEKRHFLRWFLANYQLQSREAEMLMRYIMTRENVLRRVHFVENFRHLPRVIVVSSNCVQVAPFRYYRRNKPVSTDVEQAFLDLYQHPDDDVYIGLYFKDRASSSAYTAVLEETTSSELEPAVREMVSMQAEWLIEQLTHSYERSRLMKDVDSALDSRDKKAFLAASKRLIEFDSIST; encoded by the coding sequence ATGAGCGGTACGATTACAGTTGCTGAAAAGCGACACTTTCTGCGATGGTTCCTGGCCAATTATCAACTGCAAAGCCGCGAAGCCGAGATGCTCATGCGCTACATTATGACTCGGGAGAACGTACTTCGCCGTGTGCATTTTGTAGAGAACTTCAGGCATCTGCCGCGCGTCATCGTCGTGTCATCAAACTGCGTACAGGTTGCCCCTTTCCGCTATTACCGGCGCAACAAGCCTGTCTCGACAGATGTGGAGCAAGCCTTCCTGGACCTGTATCAGCATCCGGATGACGACGTTTACATTGGGTTGTACTTTAAAGACCGCGCCAGCAGTTCTGCCTATACGGCAGTTCTCGAAGAAACCACCTCATCAGAACTTGAACCCGCTGTCCGTGAGATGGTGTCCATGCAGGCGGAATGGCTAATTGAACAACTCACTCATTCCTATGAACGCTCACGGTTGATGAAGGATGTCGATTCAGCTCTCGACAGTCGGGACAAAAAAGCCTTTCTCGCAGCGAGTAAACGGTTGATTGAGTTTGACAGCATAAGCACATAG
- a CDS encoding cytochrome b6 produces the protein MLKRAYDWIDERLNVTPLWRDVADHDVPAHVNPAVKMSAFVYCFGGLTFLVITTQILSGMFLAMYYTPDITNAWYSVRYITDEVLLGNVVRGMHFWGASLVIIMMFLHMLRVFFTGAYKAPREMNWVVGVLIFFVVLAFGFTGYLLPWDQKAYWATAVGSQIAGSIPLLGPYIQTLLLGSHTVGALTLARFFAIHVFFLPAALLVLLALHFIMIRSQHIAGPL, from the coding sequence ATGTTAAAGAGGGCTTATGACTGGATTGATGAACGCCTGAATGTGACGCCACTTTGGCGTGACGTGGCCGATCACGATGTTCCCGCCCACGTCAACCCCGCCGTGAAGATGTCTGCGTTTGTGTATTGTTTTGGAGGATTAACCTTCCTCGTTATCACAACGCAAATCTTATCCGGCATGTTTCTGGCCATGTACTACACCCCGGACATCACGAACGCCTGGTACAGTGTTCGGTACATAACCGACGAAGTATTACTTGGCAACGTAGTCCGCGGCATGCATTTCTGGGGAGCCAGCCTTGTTATCATCATGATGTTCTTACACATGCTTCGTGTCTTTTTCACTGGCGCGTATAAGGCCCCCCGCGAGATGAACTGGGTTGTCGGCGTACTTATCTTTTTTGTCGTACTTGCATTCGGATTTACCGGTTACCTGCTTCCGTGGGACCAAAAAGCGTATTGGGCTACGGCCGTCGGAAGCCAAATTGCAGGGTCGATACCGCTTCTTGGACCGTACATTCAGACACTGCTCCTTGGCAGCCATACGGTTGGTGCATTGACTTTGGCGCGATTCTTCGCCATCCATGTCTTCTTCCTGCCTGCTGCGCTTCTAGTATTGCTCGCTCTGCATTTTATCATGATCCGTTCGCAGCATATTGCCGGGCCATTATGA
- a CDS encoding c-type cytochrome, with product MSGGERIPGTPRYRHHLLKNPGTEPFFPNFLLKEWIAGAVFLSAFMLWVVFNPVVLGDKANPDDTSFIPVPDWYFLFLYQILKYYPGSDIVFGTVLVPMIGSLLLIFTPWLDTSKERHPYKRPLATLSMVLMTFLTIWLTNEAAVQHRAEVGAASGQASSGLPQVPKKDPSQITLVDTSMPGYTLFEQTCATCHGKKGEGAFGPPIYAISKFWNAQQLTQFVENPQGGMPKNGTLSSTQQVQEVVQWLEKQKG from the coding sequence ATGTCTGGTGGCGAACGCATTCCCGGCACACCTCGGTATCGACATCATTTGTTAAAGAATCCGGGGACAGAGCCGTTCTTTCCGAATTTTTTGCTGAAAGAATGGATTGCCGGGGCAGTCTTTTTGAGTGCCTTCATGTTGTGGGTTGTGTTCAATCCTGTCGTCCTTGGCGACAAGGCAAATCCTGACGATACATCGTTTATCCCTGTTCCGGACTGGTATTTCCTATTCCTGTACCAGATACTGAAGTACTATCCGGGTTCAGACATTGTATTTGGCACCGTGCTCGTACCGATGATTGGTTCTCTGTTGCTTATCTTTACACCGTGGCTGGACACAAGCAAAGAGCGGCATCCATACAAGCGTCCTTTAGCCACATTGTCCATGGTGTTGATGACCTTTCTCACCATTTGGCTAACCAATGAAGCCGCAGTGCAACATCGTGCAGAAGTTGGTGCTGCAAGTGGCCAGGCATCGAGTGGTCTGCCTCAGGTACCAAAGAAGGATCCGTCGCAGATCACGTTGGTCGATACGAGCATGCCAGGGTACACGTTGTTCGAGCAAACCTGTGCAACGTGTCACGGTAAGAAGGGTGAGGGTGCTTTTGGCCCGCCAATCTACGCCATCAGCAAGTTCTGGAATGCCCAACAACTGACGCAGTTTGTGGAGAACCCGCAGGGAGGCATGCCGAAAAACGGCACGCTGAGTTCTACGCAACAGGTTCAAGAAGTGGTACAGTGGCTGGAAAAACAAAAGGGCTAA
- a CDS encoding YitT family protein: MRQQQTNRAKWGLNVWTRIWKWLSIFIGAFIYAIGLNAFLVANHLAEGGFVGISVLLLYKLGWPLGLTFLVLNVPVLIPGWLVFGHEFILKTTVGVIAVSLFSSLTSHIQVPTHDPLLAALYAGVVTGLGLGLIFRTGATTGGSDIIARLIRHFFRFSMGRTLFAIDVVVIGLVAVIIGRETAMYSLVALFVASRVVDFVLEGVQSGRALTIISDEHVAIVDAIHEKLERGTTLLSASGGYTGAEKQVIYCVVPRTEVPRVQSIVAGVDPHAFVVVTSVHEVLGEGFTYDAPPSA; the protein is encoded by the coding sequence ATGAGGCAACAGCAGACCAATCGTGCGAAATGGGGCCTCAACGTGTGGACTAGAATATGGAAGTGGCTCAGCATTTTTATCGGTGCGTTCATTTATGCAATCGGACTCAACGCGTTTCTTGTTGCAAATCATCTGGCTGAAGGCGGTTTTGTCGGTATCTCAGTGCTGCTATTGTACAAGCTTGGCTGGCCGCTCGGGCTTACCTTCCTTGTCTTGAACGTTCCAGTTCTCATTCCTGGGTGGCTGGTATTCGGACACGAGTTTATTCTCAAGACAACGGTTGGAGTCATCGCCGTATCGTTGTTCAGCAGCTTAACGAGTCATATCCAGGTCCCCACACATGACCCACTACTCGCTGCTCTGTACGCGGGTGTTGTGACGGGGCTGGGCCTCGGCTTGATTTTTCGAACCGGAGCGACGACAGGTGGCTCAGACATTATTGCGCGCTTGATTCGGCACTTTTTTCGTTTCAGCATGGGGAGAACCTTATTTGCCATCGATGTTGTCGTCATTGGGTTAGTGGCTGTCATCATTGGTCGCGAGACAGCGATGTATTCACTGGTCGCTTTGTTTGTCGCCAGTCGGGTTGTCGATTTCGTACTCGAAGGCGTGCAGTCCGGGCGAGCTCTGACCATCATTTCCGATGAACACGTTGCTATTGTAGATGCCATCCACGAGAAGCTGGAACGTGGCACAACACTGCTCAGTGCAAGCGGGGGATATACCGGAGCAGAGAAGCAGGTCATATACTGCGTGGTACCCCGCACAGAAGTACCCCGAGTCCAGTCAATCGTGGCAGGCGTTGACCCGCATGCATTTGTCGTCGTAACTTCTGTGCATGAAGTGTTGGGGGAAGGTTTCACCTACGATGCTCCTCCGTCCGCCTGA
- a CDS encoding undecaprenyl-diphosphate phosphatase: MTGIQALVLGIVQGITEFLPISSSGHLVLLERIWHISGGGLLFVTLLHLGTLAAVLVALRDDVAAVIRNPFSWTSRMILLALIPTAIVGAVFEEFFEHLFQTPVTVGFEFVITGIVLWWIDSIPKGHKEMDDIQAADSLWIGALQGIAIVPALSRSGLTIAGGLWRGLDRDTAGRFSFLLSIPAILGATAVQFDDMLETPTKLGGLHLVPAVIGTVAALVAGYIAVKWTLWLLRRAKMRYFAVYVWVLAGFVFADQIFFHHWFPPLW; this comes from the coding sequence ATGACTGGAATACAGGCGCTTGTGCTTGGAATTGTCCAAGGCATAACAGAGTTCTTGCCAATCAGCAGTTCCGGGCATCTGGTTCTCCTAGAGCGAATTTGGCACATTTCGGGAGGGGGACTGCTGTTTGTCACTTTGCTTCATCTAGGGACTCTGGCGGCTGTGCTCGTGGCCCTGAGAGATGACGTTGCCGCAGTAATTCGGAACCCTTTTTCCTGGACGAGCCGAATGATTTTGTTGGCATTAATCCCTACCGCTATCGTCGGGGCTGTTTTCGAAGAGTTCTTCGAACATCTCTTTCAGACACCGGTAACGGTCGGATTCGAGTTTGTCATTACTGGAATCGTCCTCTGGTGGATAGACTCCATTCCAAAGGGCCACAAAGAAATGGACGACATCCAGGCAGCCGACTCTTTGTGGATAGGAGCGCTACAGGGTATCGCGATTGTACCGGCACTGTCGCGGTCAGGTCTAACCATTGCGGGCGGTTTGTGGCGTGGATTAGACAGGGACACGGCAGGACGCTTCTCCTTTTTGTTGTCGATTCCGGCCATCCTCGGTGCGACAGCCGTTCAATTCGACGATATGCTTGAAACGCCTACGAAGCTTGGAGGACTGCACCTTGTGCCGGCAGTGATTGGTACAGTGGCTGCACTTGTGGCTGGCTATATTGCGGTCAAGTGGACGCTGTGGCTGCTTCGGCGAGCAAAAATGCGGTACTTTGCGGTTTACGTGTGGGTTCTTGCCGGATTCGTATTTGCAGACCAAATATTTTTCCATCACTGGTTTCCGCCCCTTTGGTAA
- the ylbJ gene encoding sporulation integral membrane protein YlbJ, which produces MVVIFTIALVVYPQQGFEAGIQGLKVFWDIVFPSLLPFFILAELMLGLGVVRGLGVLLEPLMRPLFGVPGIGAFALSMGLAAGYPMDAVITSRFREQGLCSRVEGERLLAFTNTADPLFMIGAVAVGMFKSPAVGGLIAIAHYISAFLVGVSFKFWGRKTEPTPSAPINTPRGNIITRALHEIVKARKEDGRPFGNLLRGAVTESIMTLLMICGFIVFFAVLIQILDISGITRVIGYPVLLVYKLFGIHTGLVKPTLAGVLELDIGTAQVAAVAAAPMVQKLALVSAIIAWSGLAVHAQVAAVITNTDIRMAPYFLARFLHAALAAVFTVILYFLGVGRVAATAMAALPAFHAFDLAATGAPWWHVMWSGLYTWVWLVGGLIVIGIALAVLRRTRVIAWRV; this is translated from the coding sequence ATGGTCGTGATATTTACCATTGCCCTGGTGGTCTATCCGCAGCAAGGGTTTGAAGCTGGAATCCAGGGACTGAAGGTCTTCTGGGACATCGTGTTTCCGTCGTTGCTGCCATTCTTCATCCTCGCCGAGTTGATGCTGGGGCTTGGTGTTGTCCGGGGCCTCGGAGTCCTGCTTGAGCCCTTGATGAGGCCACTGTTTGGTGTCCCTGGCATTGGGGCATTCGCGCTCTCGATGGGCCTCGCAGCCGGCTACCCGATGGACGCGGTCATCACATCCCGTTTCCGGGAGCAAGGTCTGTGCTCAAGGGTTGAAGGAGAGCGCCTGCTTGCCTTTACGAACACGGCCGATCCGCTGTTCATGATTGGTGCCGTCGCAGTAGGAATGTTTAAGTCGCCGGCAGTCGGCGGGTTGATTGCGATTGCCCATTACATTTCTGCGTTCTTGGTGGGGGTTTCATTCAAGTTTTGGGGCCGCAAGACGGAACCGACCCCATCCGCTCCTATCAACACTCCCCGTGGAAACATCATCACTCGTGCACTGCACGAAATTGTCAAGGCGCGAAAAGAGGACGGACGTCCGTTTGGGAATCTGTTACGCGGGGCCGTTACCGAGTCCATCATGACATTGCTCATGATCTGCGGCTTTATTGTGTTTTTTGCGGTCTTGATTCAGATTTTGGACATCTCGGGAATCACGCGAGTCATTGGATACCCTGTTCTCCTTGTCTACAAGTTGTTTGGCATCCATACAGGCCTGGTCAAGCCGACCCTTGCCGGCGTCCTTGAACTCGACATTGGGACGGCTCAGGTAGCCGCAGTAGCCGCGGCACCGATGGTTCAAAAGCTAGCCCTTGTAAGTGCCATTATTGCCTGGAGCGGACTTGCAGTTCATGCTCAGGTTGCGGCCGTCATTACCAACACGGACATTCGCATGGCTCCGTACTTTCTGGCTCGGTTCTTACATGCTGCGCTCGCAGCGGTGTTTACAGTGATTCTGTACTTTCTTGGTGTCGGACGTGTGGCTGCTACGGCAATGGCGGCTCTGCCAGCGTTTCACGCCTTTGATCTCGCTGCGACCGGAGCTCCGTGGTGGCACGTCATGTGGAGCGGCCTCTACACCTGGGTTTGGCTCGTTGGTGGTCTCATTGTGATTGGCATTGCGCTCGCCGTCTTACGGCGGACACGCGTCATTGCCTGGCGTGTCTAA
- a CDS encoding nucleotide pyrophosphohydrolase, producing MDDKKGGMYVSLTIEGMQQRVDEYISQFKEGYFTPMTLVVRLTEELGELAREVNHLYGEKPKKSTEAEGSIALELGDLLFVITCLANRLDINLEKSFEDVMHKFSTRDADRWTRIDA from the coding sequence ATGGATGATAAAAAAGGGGGGATGTACGTGTCTTTAACCATAGAAGGCATGCAACAACGGGTTGACGAGTACATTTCTCAGTTTAAGGAAGGTTACTTCACGCCGATGACACTCGTTGTACGGTTGACAGAGGAACTCGGAGAACTTGCACGTGAAGTCAATCACCTGTACGGTGAGAAACCGAAGAAGAGTACTGAGGCCGAGGGGAGTATCGCACTCGAGCTTGGAGACTTGTTGTTTGTGATTACGTGCCTGGCAAATCGCTTGGACATCAACCTGGAAAAGTCGTTTGAAGATGTGATGCACAAATTTTCGACGCGAGACGCGGACCGCTGGACAAGAATCGACGCGTAG
- a CDS encoding tetratricopeptide repeat protein — protein MLTDHKLKTAYAYLYIRDFQGARRVFEEAITENPENPEYHFHASVTALRNGETGYAMEAARQAVLLEPENSLYVAHLGAVQAQKLLHEAKAALNEGRITDGRELLLRAVEANPLCDSAQELLTELG, from the coding sequence ATGTTGACGGATCACAAGTTGAAAACAGCTTATGCGTATTTGTACATCCGCGACTTTCAAGGAGCACGCCGAGTCTTTGAGGAGGCCATCACAGAAAATCCTGAGAATCCGGAATATCACTTCCATGCCTCCGTCACCGCACTGCGCAATGGGGAGACTGGATATGCAATGGAGGCCGCGAGGCAGGCTGTTCTCTTAGAACCGGAAAATTCGCTTTATGTGGCGCATCTTGGGGCTGTGCAAGCACAGAAGCTGCTTCACGAGGCCAAGGCGGCCCTGAATGAAGGGCGCATCACTGACGGTAGGGAGTTGCTTCTGCGTGCGGTCGAAGCGAATCCGCTTTGCGACAGCGCACAGGAGCTCTTAACAGAACTCGGGTAG
- a CDS encoding 4-hydroxy-tetrahydrodipicolinate reductase, producing the protein MGREAVATLTADDRFEVVGLLMRQTGQAEDLSSPDSCPVFTDSQQLLTEIHPDIWVDFTDAESVVAHIDQCITYGVRPVIGATGYSKDDLERWQKQCAEHDLGGIAAPNFALGALLMVRFAKEAARLFDDVEIIELHHSGKKDAPSGTARRTATAIIDARREAAANVQVREVNTMLSAAALENQARGIDIDGIHVHSVRLPGLVAHQEVIFGGIGETLTIRHDSLSRTSFMKGLVIACERVMELKGLIYGLENLLW; encoded by the coding sequence ATGGGCCGCGAGGCAGTCGCAACCCTGACTGCTGACGACCGCTTTGAAGTCGTGGGTTTATTGATGCGACAAACAGGACAAGCAGAGGACCTCTCTTCACCTGATTCCTGCCCGGTCTTTACAGACAGTCAGCAGTTGCTGACGGAGATACATCCCGACATTTGGGTGGATTTTACGGACGCAGAGAGCGTCGTCGCGCACATTGACCAGTGCATTACATATGGGGTTCGACCCGTCATCGGCGCAACGGGTTACTCAAAAGACGACCTCGAGCGTTGGCAGAAACAATGCGCGGAGCATGACCTTGGCGGGATTGCAGCACCAAATTTTGCGCTGGGGGCCTTGCTAATGGTCCGCTTTGCCAAGGAAGCGGCGCGATTGTTTGACGACGTCGAAATCATTGAACTCCACCACAGCGGCAAAAAGGACGCTCCGTCCGGAACAGCAAGGCGCACTGCAACCGCAATTATCGACGCTCGCAGGGAAGCCGCCGCCAATGTGCAAGTGCGTGAAGTCAACACAATGCTGTCAGCTGCCGCTCTAGAGAACCAGGCTCGCGGCATTGACATCGACGGCATTCACGTACATAGCGTGCGACTGCCTGGACTTGTTGCACATCAAGAAGTCATTTTCGGGGGAATTGGCGAAACTTTGACCATCCGCCACGACTCTCTGTCGCGGACTAGCTTTATGAAGGGTCTCGTCATTGCGTGTGAGCGCGTCATGGAACTGAAGGGCCTGATTTACGGTCTTGAAAATTTGCTCTGGTAG
- the mgsA gene encoding methylglyoxal synthase: MHIALIAHDNKKDALVNFVLAYEDIFKGHTLYATGTTGTRIMAATSLQIERVQSGPLGGDQQIGARIAEDKMDLVIFIRDPLTAQPHDPDIAALLRLCDVHNVPVATNLATAEAIIRAMDNGDLNWRYVVHPNAFEQEKRNQQ; the protein is encoded by the coding sequence ATGCATATTGCACTGATTGCGCACGACAACAAAAAGGATGCTCTCGTCAACTTTGTGCTCGCATACGAGGATATCTTCAAGGGCCATACACTTTACGCCACAGGCACAACCGGGACGCGAATCATGGCAGCAACATCACTTCAGATTGAACGCGTCCAATCGGGACCGCTCGGGGGAGATCAACAAATCGGTGCCCGAATTGCAGAAGACAAGATGGACTTGGTCATTTTTATTCGCGATCCGCTGACGGCCCAACCACACGACCCTGACATTGCGGCATTGCTTCGTCTGTGTGACGTGCATAATGTGCCTGTAGCCACCAATCTTGCGACAGCGGAGGCCATTATTCGCGCGATGGATAACGGTGATTTGAACTGGCGCTACGTCGTTCACCCGAACGCTTTTGAACAAGAAAAGAGGAACCAGCAGTGA
- the bshA gene encoding N-acetyl-alpha-D-glucosaminyl L-malate synthase BshA, whose product MRIGISCYPTIGGSGAVATELGKALANRGHQVHFIVTDVPFRLGGFHPNIYVHELDTMSYPVLRTPPYDLSLAALMARTVERYDLDILHVHYAVPFAVCAFLAKEMVPEHRVKVVTTLHGTDVTVLAQDDTLVDVIRLGIQKSDAVTAVSDSLRQQTHDFFHVDKEIRCIYNFVDPDIFRPKQVQEVKKCLARPEEKVLLHTSNFRKVKRVTDVIRIYHQVQRVVASRLVLVGEGPELSEAQNLVRELGLEEKVQFLGKQDEVAELFAAADLFLLPSEKESFGLVALEAMAAGVPVIGSNAGGIPEVVVHGQTGYLADVGDVDAMARYATSLLTDGALYQAFATAARERAIEEFSVDKQVGIYEELYRQLVECESVVL is encoded by the coding sequence GTGAGAATAGGAATTAGTTGCTATCCGACCATCGGCGGTTCCGGTGCCGTCGCCACTGAACTAGGGAAGGCCTTGGCAAACCGCGGACATCAAGTTCACTTTATCGTCACCGATGTCCCGTTTCGACTGGGTGGATTTCACCCGAATATCTATGTTCACGAACTCGACACGATGTCTTACCCAGTTCTTCGGACACCGCCTTATGACTTGTCACTTGCCGCGTTAATGGCACGCACGGTAGAGCGGTACGATCTCGATATCCTGCACGTGCACTATGCGGTGCCGTTTGCTGTGTGCGCTTTTCTGGCCAAGGAAATGGTGCCGGAGCACCGTGTCAAAGTCGTGACCACCCTGCATGGCACAGACGTGACCGTTCTCGCCCAAGACGATACTTTGGTTGATGTGATTCGCCTTGGCATTCAAAAAAGTGATGCTGTCACGGCCGTCAGTGACAGTCTCAGGCAACAGACTCATGACTTCTTTCACGTCGACAAGGAAATTCGCTGCATCTATAACTTCGTGGACCCTGACATTTTCCGTCCCAAGCAGGTGCAAGAAGTGAAAAAGTGTCTCGCCCGTCCGGAGGAAAAAGTTCTTCTACACACATCAAATTTTCGCAAAGTGAAGCGAGTCACTGACGTCATTCGCATCTATCATCAGGTGCAGCGGGTCGTAGCCTCGCGACTCGTTCTTGTCGGTGAAGGGCCAGAACTGAGCGAAGCACAAAACCTGGTGCGCGAACTCGGCCTCGAAGAAAAGGTGCAATTTCTCGGGAAACAGGATGAAGTCGCGGAACTCTTTGCGGCGGCGGACTTGTTCTTACTGCCGTCAGAGAAAGAGAGTTTCGGCCTGGTTGCGCTGGAGGCGATGGCAGCTGGTGTACCAGTCATCGGATCGAATGCTGGCGGCATCCCGGAAGTCGTCGTGCATGGGCAGACGGGCTATCTCGCTGACGTGGGCGATGTCGACGCGATGGCTCGTTATGCGACCTCACTCTTGACGGATGGAGCCCTGTATCAAGCATTTGCCACTGCAGCCAGAGAACGTGCAATTGAAGAGTTTTCTGTCGATAAGCAGGTCGGGATTTATGAGGAACTGTATCGACAGTTAGTGGAGTGTGAATCTGTTGTCCTCTGA
- a CDS encoding biotin--[acetyl-CoA-carboxylase] ligase: protein MKTDTIQVKTETQVLRDKIVALFLQAGGAPVSGTTLSEATGVTRTAIWKHIHQLEELGFEFASTPKVGHRLVRIPDVLMEPILAQRMPKGSALGHTVVFTPELDSTNKLASALSGAGATDGTVVAAQVQTSGRGRRGRTWFSHPGGAWFSVIVKRPLPLTRAFELTLLASVALRRVIHQLSSLDVKIKWPNDLFVDGRKLCGILAEIRSDGEQVQQAIVGVGVNCNIHKAEFPPAVAEVATSILAASGRPVDRVQLVARFLEEYGPMVDGLAQGQPAFALVHDEWCAHSHTLGKVIRVQTNREVVEGRASRLLEDGTLILETSLGQEISVHSGEVLF, encoded by the coding sequence ATGAAAACAGACACAATTCAGGTAAAAACGGAAACACAGGTGCTGCGGGATAAGATTGTCGCTCTGTTTCTTCAGGCTGGCGGAGCACCTGTGTCCGGGACCACCCTGAGTGAAGCCACTGGCGTCACGAGGACGGCCATATGGAAACACATCCACCAACTTGAGGAACTCGGGTTTGAGTTTGCATCGACCCCCAAAGTAGGGCACCGTCTCGTGCGCATCCCTGACGTGTTGATGGAGCCTATCTTGGCACAGCGCATGCCAAAGGGCAGCGCACTCGGGCATACCGTCGTGTTTACGCCTGAACTCGACTCGACCAACAAACTCGCCTCGGCGCTCTCAGGAGCAGGAGCGACCGACGGGACTGTCGTCGCGGCCCAGGTGCAAACGAGCGGGAGGGGCAGAAGGGGACGAACTTGGTTCTCTCACCCTGGCGGTGCCTGGTTCTCCGTCATTGTCAAGCGCCCCCTGCCACTGACACGGGCTTTTGAGCTCACGCTGTTAGCCAGCGTAGCTCTGCGCCGTGTCATCCATCAGTTGTCTTCACTCGATGTAAAAATCAAGTGGCCTAACGATTTATTCGTTGACGGACGCAAGCTATGCGGGATTTTGGCAGAAATTCGAAGCGATGGGGAACAGGTACAGCAAGCCATTGTTGGCGTTGGTGTCAATTGCAACATTCACAAAGCCGAGTTCCCTCCGGCCGTCGCTGAGGTTGCAACATCCATTCTCGCAGCCTCCGGCCGCCCAGTTGACCGCGTGCAGCTCGTCGCTCGTTTTCTCGAAGAGTATGGTCCGATGGTGGACGGGCTCGCACAGGGCCAACCCGCGTTCGCACTCGTCCACGACGAATGGTGCGCACATAGCCATACACTTGGCAAGGTGATTCGAGTGCAGACCAATCGCGAGGTGGTCGAGGGCAGAGCCTCGCGGCTTCTCGAGGACGGAACGCTGATTCTAGAGACCAGTTTGGGGCAGGAAATATCGGTGCATAGTGGTGAGGTGCTGTTCTAA